The Gemmatimonadota bacterium genome segment GCCATTTCTTCCAGCACGGGGTCGGAATACCGCCTGGTATTGAACCATTCTACCCGTTCGTCAGGCGTCATATGGGCTGTTTCAGCAGTAATGCGGGCACGAGCTTCCCGCGTGAATTTGATGCGGTCGAATTTCTTTTTTGCGCGAGAGGAATCCGTCATGACGGTTCACTCCCTCCCAAGATCTCATCCAACAACCCTTCCGTCTCCTTCTCCACTGCCACGATATCCGCCCGGATCTCCTCCAGCGACCGCATAGGCTGCGGCTTGTAGAAGTACCGCGTAAAGCTGATTTCGTAGCCGATCTTCACGCTATCCGGTCGGTACCATGCGTCAGTCGCATAGGGCAGGACCTCGCGCCTCAGAAATGCTTCGATACCCCCCGCTTCCTGCAACGGGATCTGTTCGGTGTCGCGAAGATCGGAGTCCGGTTCGTATTCCACCACGGCCGGTTTGCCATCCATTTCGACTTCAAACAAGCCTCGTAGCGGATCGGGTACGGTTCCCTTCCTGTGGATCTTCCGTATAATGGGCGTTCCATCTTCGCTTCGGTTGCCGCTTGGGATTGACCCGGAACCTGCCTTGAGGTCCTTGATCTCTGCGGCTTTGTACACCCGGTTCGGATCGGCGCCGGCGATGCGGAGAGGCCGGTCCATGGTCACCTTCCAGTACCCGAAAGCGGCGTTGTCGAAGATCCTGCTTTCATCGGTTTCTTCGAAAGCCGAGAAAGTATCGCAGATACGGGTGATTTCGTCTTCCCCGAGTTCGCAGTTCTTGTTGCCAAGATTCTTGCGCAGCGGCTGGAACCACTTGGTCGCGTCGATCAACTGTACCTTGCCCCGGCGATGCTCGGGTTTGCGGTTGGTGAGGACCCAGACGTATGTCGCGATACCAGTGTTGTAGAACATGTTGAGCGGCAGGGCGACGATGGCTTCCAACCAGTCGTTCTCGATGATCCACCGACGGATGTTGCTTTCGCCCTGTCCAGCGTCGCCGGTGAAGAGGGAACTTCCGTTGTGCACTTCGGCGATGCGGCTTCCAAGCGGCGTGTCCTGTTTCATCTTGGCTAGCTTGTTGGCTAGGAAAAGCATCTGCCCGTCACTAGAACGGGTTACTAGGGAGTATTCAGGGTCTCCACCATGTTCGATTACGAAACGTGGGTCGCGCATGTCTTTCTTACCACCCATGCGATCCAGGTCGGTCTTCCAGCTTTTACCATAGGGCGGATTGGAGAGCATGAAGTCAAAATCCTCGGACGAGAAGGCGTCATTGGAAAGGGTAGAATGTTCGGGACCGCCCACGATGTTGTCGGCGGCGTCACCCCCTCCCTTCAGCAGCAGGTCCGCCTTGCAGATGGCATAGGTTTCGGCGTTGATCTCCTGGCCGTACAGGTGAGTGGACACCTGCTTGCCGCGTTCTTCGGCCAGTTCCATCAGGGTATCTTCGGCCACGGTCAGCATGCCGCCGGTTCCGCAGGCGCCGTCGTAGAGCAGATAGGTGGATGACTGGATCTGGTCCGCGATGGGCAGGAAGACCAGCCTGGCCATCAGTTTCACGGCGTCCCGCGGCGTCCAGTGTTCGCCCGCCTCCTCGTTGTTCTCCTCGTTGAAGCGCCGGATCAGTTCCTCGAAGACCGTGCCCATGCCGTGGTTGTCCAGGCCGGGACGCCGGGTCGTGCCATCGGTGTTCATCACGGGATCAGGACTCAGATTGATCTCTGTCGAGGTGAGTTTCTCGATCAAGGTGCCAAGAGCGTCGGCGCGGGACAGGCGTGAGATCTGGTTGCGAAACTCGAAGTTCTCCAGGATTTCCTGTACGTTGGGCGAGAATCCGTCCAGGTATGCAGTAAAGTCGGCCGTCAGTTGCTGGCGGTTGGCCCGCGCCCTGAGGTCCCGCAGAGTGAACTTCGAGGTGTTGTAGAATGCCTGACCGGCTGCCTGGCGAAGGGCAAAATCCTGATCCACGACGCCCGCTTTGTCGAGCATCGCCTTGGTTTCCAGCACTTTCCTTTTCGTGTCCTCCAGCACCGCGTCCAGCCGGCGGAGCACCGTCATGGGCAGGATGACGTCGCGATACTTTCCACGGACATAGAGGTCACGCAGGACATCGTCCGCGATCCCCCAGATGTAGTTGGTGATCCAGTTGAGGTCGGAGTTTGCCATATTACTTCTGCAGCCAATCCTTCAATCTACGGTAGCGGTCTTCCGGAACCTGTGTAATAGATTGCGGAGGACCTTCCAATATCCCGTTTTCTTGAAGCGTTTGGAGGTCTATGGGTTCGTTCAGATGTAGAGTAAGAAGGAAATCGATGACCTTCAATGGTTTTTCGCTGGAGTTTACCAGTTCCTCCAACTGTTTGCGAGTATAGGCGGAGCGCCTCGTCGTCAAAAGCATAAGTTCGTTCAACGTCGAGGCCTCTGTCACCCTTTCGACGACACCGACGGTACAAATAGACTGGGAGTGCGAACGCCGCTCATCCTGTGTGGTATAGAACAGGACAACGGAACCAGGTTCAAGTTTTGTGGTAGGCGCACGACATATGTAGGTCTTCCGTATCGTATTGCCCGGTGTACGATTCACATCTGTCGAGGAACCTTCGAACAGCGACAATTGGCTGTCAGGAAAAGCTTCCGGAAACAGTATCCTGTAAAACCTGGGAAGGATCGGAACTACGAATTTCCGAGCGTCCGGTCTATCATAGTACGCGGGATAAAACTGACGGTTGAACGCTACGGGATCC includes the following:
- a CDS encoding class I SAM-dependent DNA methyltransferase, translating into MANSDLNWITNYIWGIADDVLRDLYVRGKYRDVILPMTVLRRLDAVLEDTKRKVLETKAMLDKAGVVDQDFALRQAAGQAFYNTSKFTLRDLRARANRQQLTADFTAYLDGFSPNVQEILENFEFRNQISRLSRADALGTLIEKLTSTEINLSPDPVMNTDGTTRRPGLDNHGMGTVFEELIRRFNEENNEEAGEHWTPRDAVKLMARLVFLPIADQIQSSTYLLYDGACGTGGMLTVAEDTLMELAEERGKQVSTHLYGQEINAETYAICKADLLLKGGGDAADNIVGGPEHSTLSNDAFSSEDFDFMLSNPPYGKSWKTDLDRMGGKKDMRDPRFVIEHGGDPEYSLVTRSSDGQMLFLANKLAKMKQDTPLGSRIAEVHNGSSLFTGDAGQGESNIRRWIIENDWLEAIVALPLNMFYNTGIATYVWVLTNRKPEHRRGKVQLIDATKWFQPLRKNLGNKNCELGEDEITRICDTFSAFEETDESRIFDNAAFGYWKVTMDRPLRIAGADPNRVYKAAEIKDLKAGSGSIPSGNRSEDGTPIIRKIHRKGTVPDPLRGLFEVEMDGKPAVVEYEPDSDLRDTEQIPLQEAGGIEAFLRREVLPYATDAWYRPDSVKIGYEISFTRYFYKPQPMRSLEEIRADIVAVEKETEGLLDEILGGSEPS